The following proteins are encoded in a genomic region of Alnus glutinosa chromosome 8, dhAlnGlut1.1, whole genome shotgun sequence:
- the LOC133874482 gene encoding adenylate kinase 4, which produces MATSSAAANLEDVPSVDLMTELLRRMKCSSKPDKRLILVGPPGSGKGTQSPIVKDEYCLCHLATGDMLRAAVAAKTPLGVKAKEAMDKGELVSDDLVVGIIDEALKKPSCQKGFILDGFPRTVVQAQKLDEMLEKKGVKVDKVLNFAIDDAILEERITGRWIHPSSGRTYHTKFAPPKVLGVDDITGEPLIQRKDDTAAVLKSRLEAFHKQTEPVIDYYSKKGMVANLHAEKPPNEVTTEVQKVLSS; this is translated from the exons atggcGACCAGTTCTGCGGCAGCGAACTTGGAAGATGTGCCCTCCGTCGATCTCATGACGGAGCTCCTTCGTCGCATGAAGTGCTCCTCCAAACCCGACAAGCGCCTCATTCTCGTTG GCCCACCAGGATCAGGAAAGGGTACCCAATCACCAATAGTTAAGGATGAGTACTGCTTGTGCCACTTGGCTACTGGTGATATGTTAAGAGCTGCTGTTGCTGCTAAAACCCCTCTTGGGGTTAAGGCTAAAGAGGCTATGGATAAG GGAGAACTTGTTTCTGATGACTTGGTTGTTGGCATCATAGATGAAGCTCTTAAGAAGCCTTCATGTCAGAAAGGTTTCATTCTTGACGGATTTCCAAGGACTGTGGTCCAAGCACAGAAG CTTGATGAGATGCTGGAAAAGAAGGGAGTCAAAGTTGATAAGGTGCTCAACTTTGCAATTGATGATGCAATCTTGGAGGAGAGAATTACTGGTCGCTGGATACACCCATCCAGTGGTAGAACCTATCACACAAAATTTGCACCTCCCAAAGTTCTAGGCGTTGATGAT ATTACTGGGGAACCATTGATTCAGCGCAAGGATGATACTGCAGCTGTCCTCAAGTCAAGACTGGAGGCATTTCACAAGCAAACTGAACCG GTTATTGATTATTATTCCAAGAAGGGCATGGTTGCCAATCTTCATGCAGAAAAACCTCCCAATGAAGTCACAACTGAGGTTCAGAAGGTGCTTTCTTCGTAA
- the LOC133875360 gene encoding probable aspartyl aminopeptidase isoform X1: protein MAKEEASSVVSDLINFLNASPTAFHAVDEAKKWLRSVGYEQVLEREDWKLEVGKRYFFTRNHSTIVAFAVGKKYVAGNGFHIVGAHTDSPCLKLKPVTKVTKGGYLEVGVQTYGGGLWHTWFDRDLTAAGRVIIRKEKDGSVSYSHRLVRIEEPIMRIPTLAIHLDSSSVSDGFKVNTQTHLLPVLATLVKAELNKVVVEDGGVESGIQTDAKKTNQRAATNNSKHHSLLLQLLASQIGCEPDDICDFELQVCDTQPSIVAGATKEFIFSGRLDNLCMSFCSLKALIDATSSESSLEEETGVRMVALFDHEEVGSNSAQGAGSPAMLNALSRITSSFGSDSKLLEKAIQRSFLVSADMAHGLHPNYMDKHEDNHQPKLHGGLVIKHNANQRYATNAVTSFIFREIATKHNLPVQDFVVRNDMACGSTIGPILASGVGIRTVDVGAPQLSMHSIREMCAADDVKHSYEHFKAYFHEFSLLDPRIKVDVDDKSVVDIYVE from the exons ATGGCCAAGGAAGAAGCAAGCTCAGTGGTCTCTGATCTCATCAACTTCTTGAACGCTTCGCCAACTGCTTTCCATGCCGTTG ACGAGGCAAAGAAGTGGTTGAGAAGCGTGGGGTATGAACAAGTCTTAGAGAGAGAGGATTGGAAATTGGAAGTCGGGAAGAGATATTTCTTCACGCGGAATCACTCCACGATTGTCGCTTTTGCAGTCGgcaaaaa GTATGTTGCCGGAAATGGATTCCATATAGTCGGTGCTCATACCGATAGTCCTTGTCTGAAACTGAAACCTGTTACCAAG GTAACTAAAGGTGGGTATTTGGAGGTTGGTGTCCAAACATATGGAGGTGGCTTGTGGCATACTTGGTTTGATCGCGACCTAACGGCTGCGGGAAGGGTtataattagaaaagaaaaagatggttCTGTTTCATATTCGCATCGTCTGGTTAGAATCGAGGAGCCGATAATGCGGATCCCGACCCTGGCGATTCACTTAGACAG CAGCAGCGTCAGTGATGGATTCAAGGTCAACACACAGACTCATCTTCTTCCTGTCTTGGCAACATTAGTTAAG GCAGAGCTCAATAAAGTGGTTGTTGAAGATGGTGGAGTTGAAAGTGGAATTCAGACCGATGCAAAGAAAACTAATCAAAGAGCTGCCACTAATAACTCTAAGCATCACTCTCTCCTATTGCag CTGCTTGCAAGTCAGATTGGCTGTGAACCAGACGATATATGTGATTTTGAATTACAAGTATGTGATACTCAGCCAAGTATTGTAGCTGGTGCCACAAAGGAATTCATTTTCTCAGGGCGGCTTGACAATCTTTGCATGTCATTTTGCTCTCTGAAG GCATTGATAGATGCTACATCTTCTGAAAGCAGTCTTGAGGAAGAGACTGGTGTTAGAATGGTGGCCTTGTTTGATCATGAGGAGGTTGGGTCTAACTCAGCCCAAGGAGCTGGGTCTCCTGCCATGCTAAATGCTTTATCACGAATTACGAGTTCCTTTGGCTCAGATTCTAAG TTGCTTGAGAAAGCAATTCAGAGAAGCTTCCTTGTATCTGCTGACATGGCTCATGGATTACACCCTAATTACATG GACAAACATGAAGATAATCATCAGCCCAAGTTGCATGGAGGGCTTGTCATTAAACACAACGCAAATCAACGCTATGCAACCAATGCAGTCACTTCTTTCATATTTAGAGAGATAGCAACAAAGCATAACCTTCCTGTTCAG GATTTTGTGGTCCGCAATGACATGGCATGTGGATCAACCATTGGTCCGATCCTTGCAAGTGGTGTGGGGATTCGTACAGTTGATGTTGGGGCACCACAGCTATCAATGCACAGTATACGAGAAATGTGTGCTGCAGATGACGTGAAGCATTCATATGAGCATTTCAAGGCCTATTTCCATGAATTCTCTCTTCTTGATCCAAGGATTAaagttgatgttgatgataaGTCAGTGGTAGATATATATGTAGAGTAA
- the LOC133876470 gene encoding O-fucosyltransferase 37, whose amino-acid sequence MARARNIKSSFITLNPLPFFPYLLSLSPLASLISSPKKINPRNHKLCTPPNLSVFFLSLLFSFTFLGISILSFMPTYQDSSSCPLISPPSPFSSSLSSAALSPLTSASLSLLISENDQDEPRLSDSVMVPLPAHGVVGHVSEEEREFWQQPDGEGFRPCLDFSIGYRKASAQVSKEKRRFLVVVASGGLNQQRNEIVDAVVIARILEASLVVPVLQVNLIWGDESEFSDIFDEKHFKRILQADVRVVSSLPSTHLMSRQSTETKIPHDVSPLWIRSRFFNQLNEDGVLVLKGLDSKLSKNLPPDLQKLRCKVAFHALRYAAPIRELGNQLARRMWIEGPYIALHLRLEKDVWVRTGCLTGLGAAYDDIITKLRESHPEYLTGRLNMTSSQRRIAGLCPLNALEMARLLKALGAPGSARVYSAGGEPFGGNGALQPLVAEFPNLVTKEMLARDGELSQYINKSSALAAIDYIVSLSSDVFVPSHGGNMGRAMQGHRAYVGHRKYIKPNKRAVLPFFEDASISDTEFRTIMRKLHSKSQGQPEMRTNRRDRDVIAYPVPECMCKHPTGIF is encoded by the exons ATGGCTAGAGCAAGGAACATCAAGAGCTCCTTCATCACATTGAACCCGCTACCATTCTTTCCCTACTTGCTTTCACTTTCACCGCTCGCTTCTCTCATATCCTCCCCCAAGAAGATTAACCCAAGAAACCACAAGCTATGCACACCCCCAAACCTCtctgttttctttctctctctcctgttTTCCTTCACTTTCTTGGGAATCTCCATTCTCAGCTTCATGCCCACTTACCAAGACTCATCCTCATGTCCTCTCATCTCTCCCCCatcaccattttcttcttctttgtcgtCTGCCGCTCTCTCTCCACTTACCTCGGCGTCACTTTCTTTGTTGATATCGGAAAATGATCAGGATGAGCCAAGACTGTCAGACAGTGTGATGGTGCCATTGCCGGCTCATGGGGTTGTTGGGCATGTTTCTGAGGAGGAGAGAGAGTTCTGGCAGCAACCAGATGGGGAGGGGTTCAGGCCATGCTTGGATTTTAGCATTGGGTATCGGAAAGCGTCGGCGCAGGTTTCAAAGGAGAAGAGGAGGTTCTTGGTGGTGGTGGCTTCAGGCGGTTTGAACCAGCAGAGAAATGAGATTGTTGATGCGGTTGTTATTGCACGAATTCTTGAAGCTTCATTAGTTGTGCCAGTCTTGCAGGTTAATCTGATTTGGGGAGATGAAAG TGAATTTTCGGATATATTTGATGAGAAACATTTCAAGAGAATTTTACAAGCCGATGTGCGAGTTGTATCATCCCTTCCTTCCACGCATTTGATGTCAAGACAGTCCACTGAAACCAAGATTCCTCATGATGTTTCTCCACTTTGGATCCGTAGCAGATTCTTTAACCAA CTGAATGAAGATGGGGTTCTTGTGTTAAAAGGGTTAGATTCTAAACTCTCCAAGAATCTTCCTCCCGATCTGCAGAAGCTTCGATGTAAG GTAGCGTTCCATGCGTTAAGATATGCAGCACCAATTAGGGAGCTCGGTAATCAGCTTGCAAGAAGAATGTGGATTGAAGGCCCTTACATTGCACTCCATCTCCGGCTAGAGAAGGATGTGTGGGTCAGAACTGGATGTCTCACTGGTTTAGGCGCAGCATATGATGACATTATCACCAAGCTTCGGGAGTCTCATCCTGAATACCTAACAGGAAGGTTAAACATGACCTCCAGCCAGCGGCGAATTGCTGGACTATGCCCCCTAAATGCACTAGAAATGGCAAG GCTCCTGAAGGCTCTAGGAGCGCCCGGAAGTGCACGGGTTTACAGTGCCGGAGGAGAGCCATTTGGGGGCAATGGGGCTCTGCAGCCACTTGTTGCAGAATTTCCAAATCTTGTAACAAAGGAGATGTTGGCACGAGATGGAGAACTCTCACAGTACATTAACAAGTCGTCAGCTCTAGCTGCCATTGACTACATTGTATCGCTGAGCAGCGATGTCTTTGTACCTTCCCATGGTGGAAATATGGGCCGAGCCATGCAA GGTCACCGTGCCTATGTGGGGCATAGGAAATATATAAAGCCGAACAAGCGAGCCGTGCTTCCTTTCTTCGAAGACGCCTCCATTTCTGATACAGAATTCAGGACCATCATGAGGAAGCTGCACAGCAAATCTCAGGGCCAGCCTGAGATGAGAACTAACAGAAGAGATCGAGATGTGATTGCATACCCTGTACCCGAGTGCATGTGCAAACACCCTACAGGCATATTTTGA
- the LOC133875360 gene encoding probable aspartyl aminopeptidase isoform X2 — MAKEEASSVVSDLINFLNASPTAFHAVDEAKKWLRSVGYEQVLEREDWKLEVGKRYFFTRNHSTIVAFAVGKKYVAGNGFHIVGAHTDSPCLKLKPVTKVTKGGYLEVGVQTYGGGLWHTWFDRDLTAAGRVIIRKEKDGSVSYSHRLVRIEEPIMRIPTLAIHLDSSVSDGFKVNTQTHLLPVLATLVKAELNKVVVEDGGVESGIQTDAKKTNQRAATNNSKHHSLLLQLLASQIGCEPDDICDFELQVCDTQPSIVAGATKEFIFSGRLDNLCMSFCSLKALIDATSSESSLEEETGVRMVALFDHEEVGSNSAQGAGSPAMLNALSRITSSFGSDSKLLEKAIQRSFLVSADMAHGLHPNYMDKHEDNHQPKLHGGLVIKHNANQRYATNAVTSFIFREIATKHNLPVQDFVVRNDMACGSTIGPILASGVGIRTVDVGAPQLSMHSIREMCAADDVKHSYEHFKAYFHEFSLLDPRIKVDVDDKSVVDIYVE, encoded by the exons ATGGCCAAGGAAGAAGCAAGCTCAGTGGTCTCTGATCTCATCAACTTCTTGAACGCTTCGCCAACTGCTTTCCATGCCGTTG ACGAGGCAAAGAAGTGGTTGAGAAGCGTGGGGTATGAACAAGTCTTAGAGAGAGAGGATTGGAAATTGGAAGTCGGGAAGAGATATTTCTTCACGCGGAATCACTCCACGATTGTCGCTTTTGCAGTCGgcaaaaa GTATGTTGCCGGAAATGGATTCCATATAGTCGGTGCTCATACCGATAGTCCTTGTCTGAAACTGAAACCTGTTACCAAG GTAACTAAAGGTGGGTATTTGGAGGTTGGTGTCCAAACATATGGAGGTGGCTTGTGGCATACTTGGTTTGATCGCGACCTAACGGCTGCGGGAAGGGTtataattagaaaagaaaaagatggttCTGTTTCATATTCGCATCGTCTGGTTAGAATCGAGGAGCCGATAATGCGGATCCCGACCCTGGCGATTCACTTAGACAG CAGCGTCAGTGATGGATTCAAGGTCAACACACAGACTCATCTTCTTCCTGTCTTGGCAACATTAGTTAAG GCAGAGCTCAATAAAGTGGTTGTTGAAGATGGTGGAGTTGAAAGTGGAATTCAGACCGATGCAAAGAAAACTAATCAAAGAGCTGCCACTAATAACTCTAAGCATCACTCTCTCCTATTGCag CTGCTTGCAAGTCAGATTGGCTGTGAACCAGACGATATATGTGATTTTGAATTACAAGTATGTGATACTCAGCCAAGTATTGTAGCTGGTGCCACAAAGGAATTCATTTTCTCAGGGCGGCTTGACAATCTTTGCATGTCATTTTGCTCTCTGAAG GCATTGATAGATGCTACATCTTCTGAAAGCAGTCTTGAGGAAGAGACTGGTGTTAGAATGGTGGCCTTGTTTGATCATGAGGAGGTTGGGTCTAACTCAGCCCAAGGAGCTGGGTCTCCTGCCATGCTAAATGCTTTATCACGAATTACGAGTTCCTTTGGCTCAGATTCTAAG TTGCTTGAGAAAGCAATTCAGAGAAGCTTCCTTGTATCTGCTGACATGGCTCATGGATTACACCCTAATTACATG GACAAACATGAAGATAATCATCAGCCCAAGTTGCATGGAGGGCTTGTCATTAAACACAACGCAAATCAACGCTATGCAACCAATGCAGTCACTTCTTTCATATTTAGAGAGATAGCAACAAAGCATAACCTTCCTGTTCAG GATTTTGTGGTCCGCAATGACATGGCATGTGGATCAACCATTGGTCCGATCCTTGCAAGTGGTGTGGGGATTCGTACAGTTGATGTTGGGGCACCACAGCTATCAATGCACAGTATACGAGAAATGTGTGCTGCAGATGACGTGAAGCATTCATATGAGCATTTCAAGGCCTATTTCCATGAATTCTCTCTTCTTGATCCAAGGATTAaagttgatgttgatgataaGTCAGTGGTAGATATATATGTAGAGTAA
- the LOC133875768 gene encoding probable aspartyl aminopeptidase: protein MASEASSVVSDLINFLNASPTAFHAVDEAKKLLRSVGYEQVSEREDWRLEAGKRYFFTRNHSTIVAFAIGKKYVAGNGFHIVGAHTDSPCLKLKPVTKVTKGGYLEVGVQTYGSGLWHTWFDRDLTVAGRVIFREEKDGSVSYSHRLVRVEEPIMRIPTLAIHLDRGTDGFKVNTQSHLLPVLATSIKAELNKVVAENGPAGSGVQTDEKKINQGTTTTNSKHHSLLLQLIASQVGCKPDDICDFELQACDTQPSIVAGATKEFIFSGRLDNLFMSFCSLKALIDATSSESSLVDETGVRMVALFDHEEIGSNSAQGAGSPVMLNALSRITSSFGSDSKLLEKAIQRSFLVSADMAHALHPNYMEKHEDNHQPQLHGGLVIKNNANQRYATNAVTSFVFREIATNHNLPIQDFVVRNDMACGSTIGPILASGVGIRTVDVGAPQLSMHSIREMCAVDDVKHSYEHFKAYFREFSHLDTKITVDI from the exons atgGCCAGTGAAGCGAGCTCAGTGGTCTCTGATCTCATCAACTTCCTGAACGCTTCGCCAACTGCTTTCCACGCCGTCG ATGAGGCAAAGAAGCTTTTGAGAAGCGTGGGGTATGAGCAAGTCTCAGAGAGGGAGGATTGGAGATTGGAGGCCGGGAAGAGATATTTCTTTACGCGGAATCACTCAACCATTGTCGCTTTCGCGATCGgtaaaaa GTATGTTGCTGGAAATGGATTCCATATAGTTGGTGCTCATACTGATAGTCCTTGTCTGAAACTGAAGCCTGTTACAAAG GTAACCAAAGGTGGTTATTTGGAGGTTGGTGTCCAAACATATGGGAGTGGCTTGTGGCATACTTGGTTTGATCGTGACCTAACAGTTGCAGGAAGGGTGATATTTAGAGAAGAGAAAGATGGTTCTGTTTCGTACTCGCATCGTCTTGTTAGAGTTGAGGAGCCCATCATGCGGATTCCAACCCTGGCGATTCACTTGGACAG GGGCACTGATGGATTCAAGGTCAACACACAGAGTCATCTTCTTCCTGTCTTGGCAACATCAATTAAG GCAGAGCTCAATAAAGTGGTTGCTGAAAATGGTCCAGCTGGAAGTGGAGTTCAGACtgatgaaaagaaaattaatcaaGGAACTACCACTACTAATTCAAAGCATCACTCCCTCTTATTACAG CTCATTGCAAGTCAGGTTGGCTGTAAACCAGATGATATATGTGATTTTGAATTACAAGCATGTGATACTCAACCAAGTATTGTGGCTGGAGCGACAAAGGAATTCATTTTCTCGGGGCGGCTTGATAATCTCTTCATGTCATTTTGCTCTCTAAAG GCATTGATTGATGCTACATCTTCTGAAAGCAGTCTTGTGGATGAGACTGGTGTTAGAATGGTGGCCTTGTTTGATCATGAGGAGATTGGATCCAACTCAGCCCAAGGTGCTGGGTCTCCTGTCATGCTAAATGCTTTATCACGAATTACAAGTTCATTTGGTTCAGATTCTAAG TTGCTTGAGAAAGCAATTCAGAGGAGTTTCCTTGTATCTGCTGACATGGCGCATGCATTACACCCTAATTATATG GAAAAACATGAAGATAATCATCAGCCCCAGTTGCATGGAGGGCTTGTCATTAAAAACAATGCAAATCAACGCTATGCAACCAATGCAGTCACTTCCTTTGTATTCAGAGAGATAGCAACAAATCATAACCTTCCTATTCAG GATTTTGTGGTCCGCAATGACATGGCATGTGGTTCAACCATTGGTCCGATCCTTGCAAGTGGTGTGGGGATTCGTACGGTTGATGTTGGCGCACCACAGCTATCAATGCACAGTATACGAGAAATGTGTGCTGTAGATGACGTGAAGCATTCATATGAGCATTTCAAGGCCTATTTCCGTGAATTCTCTCATCTTGACACAAAGATTACGGTTGACATATAG
- the LOC133875407 gene encoding nucleolar protein 56-like, translated as MALYLLYESASGYALFLAHGLDEIGQNTEAVRNSVSDLNRFGKVVQLTAFHPFESALDALNQCNAVSEGLMTDELRSFLELNLPKVKEVKKPKFRLGIADTKIGSHIHEVTKIPCESGEFILELLRGVRLHFDRFLKDLKPGDLEKAQLGLGHSYSRAKVKFNVNRVDNMVIQAIFLLDTLDKDINSFSMRVREWYSWHFPELVKIVNDNYLYAKVSKYIEDKSKLSDDSIPGLTDVLGDEDKAKEIVDAAKASMGQDLSPIDLINVQQFAQRVMDLSEYRRKLYDYLVTKMNDIAPNLASLIGEVVGARLISHAGSLTNLAKCPSSTLQILGAEKALFRALKTKGNTPKYGLIFHSSFIGRASAKNKGRMARYLANKCSIASRIDCFSENGSTVFGEKLREQVEERLDFYDKGVAPRKNIDVMKIAIDSAQNKDTEMETEEIPTEASGKKTKKKKSKAGAALNGEPMAEDKPSIVTNGEAVEDPKSEKKKKKEKRRIEQELEQQDGQNGFKAEQDGTVKKKKKKSKDEDEDGEDLQSAADGKKKKKKKSRSEDAE; from the exons ATGGCGTTGTATCTTctatacgagtcagcttctggGTACGCGCTGTTCCTCGCACATGGCCTCGACGAAATCGGGCAGAATACCGAGGCGGTACGGAACTCCGTATCGGACCTAAACCGTTTCGGGAAGGTCGTGCAGCTCACCGCCTTTCACCCATTCGAGTCCGCCCTCGACGCTCTCAACCAGTGTAACGCAGTCTCCGAAG GGCTAATGACTGATGAGTTGAGGAGCTTTTTGGAGCTTAATCTTCCGAAAGTCAAGGAAGTTAAGAAGCCAAAATTCAGATTAGGAATAGCGGATACTAAGATTGGGTCACACATTCATGAAGTGACTAAAATTCCTTGTGAAAGCGGTGAATTTATTCTTGAGCTGCTTCGCGGTGTGCGGCTACATTTTGATAGGTTTTTAAAGGACCTAAAG CCTGGAGACCTGGAAAAAGCCCAACTTGGTCTGGGGCACAGTTACAGCAGGGCAAAAGTCAAGTTCAATGTCAACCGGGTTGACAATATGGTGATTCAAGCAATCTTCCTTCTTGATACTCTTGATAAAGATATCAATTCCTTCTCCATGAGAGTCAG AGAATGGTACTCATGGCATTTTCCTGAATTGGTGAAGATTGTGAACGACAATTATTTATATGCCAAagtttcaaaatatatagaggATAAGTCGAAGTTGTCTGATGATAGCATCCCAGGCTTAACAGACGTACTTGGAGATGAAGATAAGGCGAAGGAGATTGTAGATGCTGCCAAGGCTTCCATGG GTCAGGATTTGAGCCCAATTGACTTGATTAATGTCCAGCAATTTGCACAGAGGGTAATGGACCTATCTGAGTACAGGAGGAAGCTTTATGATTATCTGGTTACAAAGATGAATGACATTGCGCCGAATTTGGCCTCTTTAATTGGTGAAGTTGTTGGTGCTCGTTTGATTTCTCATGCTGGTAGTCTCACGAATTTGGCCAAGTGCCCTTCTTCTACCCTTCAGATCCTTGGTGCAGAGAAGGCGCTCTTCAG GGCATTGAAAACCAAAGGAAACACACCCAAGTATGGGCTGATATTCCACTCATCTTTCATTGGTCGAGCATCTGCCAAGAACAAAGGCAGAATGGCTCGTTATCTTGCAAACAAGTGTTCTATTGCATCACGCATTGACTGCTTTTCAG AGAATGGAAGTACTGTTTTTGGAGAGAAACTTCGTGAACAAGTTGAGGAGCGACTTGACTTTTATGACAAGGGAGTTGCTCCGCGAAAAAATATAGATGTGATGAAAATCGCAATTGATAGTGCTCAAAACAAAG ACACGGAAATGGAAACCGAAGAAATTCCAACTGAAGCTTCTGGaaagaaaaccaagaaaaagaaatccaaaGCTGGAGCTGCATTGAATGGTGAGCCTATGGCTGAGGATAAGCCAAGTATTGTTACAAATGGTGAAGCTGTGGAAGATCCTAAatcagaaaagaagaagaaaaaggagaagagaagaatcGAGCAGGAGCTGGAGCAACAGGATGGTCAGAATGGGTTCAAGGCCGAGCAGGATGGAAcagtaaagaagaagaaaaagaagagcaaggatgaagatgaagatggagaGGACCTGCAGTCTGCCGCTGatggtaaaaagaaaaagaagaagaagtcaagAAGTGAAGATGCTGAGTGA